The following proteins are encoded in a genomic region of Variovorax paradoxus:
- the mltA gene encoding murein transglycosylase A encodes MRNGLQWLVGLAIVATLAGCSVGPRVPDTPARPAATPPRDLGPLTGSLAHPKSRWVPVGWSELPGFGDDPLHEAWIALLANCARPNAAFAPLCRDVRQLAIATPEEQRQWMTERLQPYRVESLAGSSEGKLTSYYEPVYEASRVPTAAFNVPIYQAPEGLVPRRPWYTRQEIDTLPEAQAALRGREIAWMADPIDALMLHIQGSGRLRITEANGVQRTVRVAFSATNEQPYKSVQQWLISQGVTKVGKWPDDTKAWAAQNPQRVSQLLWSNPRYVFFREETMSELDAAFGPRGAQGVPLTAGRSIAVDRESIPYGTPVWLASSGPAAQLQKLVVAQDTGSAILGAVRADYFAGTGADAGRLAASMNQPLRLWALWPRQIPAPP; translated from the coding sequence ATGAGAAATGGACTCCAGTGGCTGGTTGGCCTCGCGATCGTAGCAACGCTGGCCGGCTGCTCGGTCGGGCCGCGCGTGCCCGACACACCGGCGCGGCCCGCTGCCACGCCCCCGCGCGACCTCGGACCTTTGACCGGCTCGCTGGCGCACCCCAAGAGCCGATGGGTGCCGGTCGGCTGGTCAGAGCTGCCGGGCTTCGGCGACGACCCATTGCACGAAGCCTGGATTGCGCTGCTCGCCAACTGCGCGCGTCCCAACGCGGCCTTTGCGCCGCTGTGCCGCGACGTGCGCCAGCTGGCCATCGCCACGCCGGAGGAACAACGTCAGTGGATGACCGAGAGGCTGCAGCCCTACCGGGTCGAGTCGCTCGCAGGCTCGAGCGAAGGCAAGCTCACGAGCTACTACGAGCCGGTGTACGAAGCCTCGCGCGTGCCCACCGCCGCTTTCAACGTGCCGATCTACCAGGCACCCGAGGGCCTGGTGCCGCGCCGCCCCTGGTACACCCGCCAGGAAATCGACACGCTGCCCGAGGCCCAGGCCGCCCTGCGCGGCCGCGAGATCGCATGGATGGCCGATCCCATCGACGCGCTCATGCTGCACATCCAGGGCTCGGGGCGCCTTCGCATCACCGAAGCCAACGGCGTGCAGCGCACTGTGCGCGTGGCGTTCTCGGCCACCAACGAGCAGCCTTACAAGAGCGTGCAGCAATGGCTGATTTCGCAAGGCGTGACCAAGGTCGGCAAGTGGCCTGACGACACCAAGGCATGGGCCGCGCAGAACCCGCAGCGCGTGTCGCAGTTGCTGTGGAGCAATCCGCGCTATGTGTTCTTCCGCGAAGAAACGATGAGCGAACTCGATGCGGCGTTCGGCCCGCGCGGGGCGCAAGGCGTGCCGCTCACGGCGGGGCGCTCCATCGCGGTCGACCGCGAGAGCATTCCCTATGGCACGCCTGTCTGGCTCGCTTCGAGCGGCCCCGCGGCGCAGCTGCAGAAGCTCGTGGTGGCGCAGGACACCGGCAGCGCCATCCTCGGCGCGGTGCGCGCCGACTACTTCGCCGGCACCGGCGCCGATGCCGGCCGCCTCGCCGCGAGCATGAACCAGCCGCTGCGCCTGTGGGCGCTTTGGCCGAGGCAAATACCAGCGCCGCCCTGA
- a CDS encoding Lrp/AsnC family transcriptional regulator, producing MQLDTIDLRILDELQRDGGLSNVELARRVQLSPSPCLARVKALETGGVIDRYVALANAKALGLGLNVFISISLTTQSKQSLADFEQRIAEHDEVMECYLMTGDSDYLIRIAVADMAALEKFILEQLTPIPGIEKIRSSFALKQVRYKTALPLPR from the coding sequence GTGCAACTCGACACCATTGACCTGCGCATCCTCGACGAGCTGCAACGCGACGGCGGGCTGTCGAACGTGGAGCTGGCGCGCCGCGTTCAGCTGTCGCCCTCGCCGTGCCTTGCGCGTGTGAAGGCGCTCGAGACCGGCGGCGTGATCGACCGCTACGTGGCGCTCGCGAATGCGAAGGCGCTGGGCCTCGGGCTCAACGTGTTCATCTCGATCAGCCTCACGACGCAAAGCAAGCAGTCGCTCGCCGACTTCGAGCAGCGCATCGCCGAGCACGACGAGGTGATGGAGTGCTACCTGATGACGGGCGACAGCGACTACCTGATCCGCATCGCGGTGGCGGACATGGCGGCGCTGGAGAAGTTCATCCTGGAACAGCTCACGCCGATTCCAGGCATCGAAAAAATCCGCTCGAGCTTTGCGCTCAAGCAGGTGCGCTACAAGACGGCGCTGCCGTTGCCTCGCTAG
- a CDS encoding ShlB/FhaC/HecB family hemolysin secretion/activation protein encodes MPLAVIAQQTPTTPQPFVEQQRQQERERALREQNERTVDQRLKAAPPAPVARIPETEAPCFRIDRVLLVGEQAEDFRWAVSDLSGPEGNDSPLGRCLGTAGVNVVLARAQQAAIARGFVTTRVLAAPQDLSTGTLTLSLVPGRIATIRLTPDSSSTLLGSSALLATAIPARVGELLNLRDIEQGLENLKRAPTAEADIQIEPSTAPDAKPGDSDLVVKYVQPRKVRLSLSLDDSGTQATGRYQAGATVSVDNPFGLNDLFYVSANHSINSHFLSEPSYGTEGQTVHYSLPYGYWMLGFTASNSQYHQSVAGLNQDYVYAGKTNNAEVKLSRLIYRNQSRKTTLALKGFRRESRNFVDDTEVDVQHRVVGGWELGLNHKEFIGEATLEGTLAYKHGTGGFGSIAAPEEEFGEGTSRMKLYTAEVSLNAPFKLGEQKLRYSGLIRAQWNRTPLTPQDRFSIGGRYTVRGFDGETSLMGERGWLVRNDVGWAMGASGAELYVGADYGHVGGRSTADLLGRSLAGAVIGVRGQWSKLSYDFFMGAPISKPEGYRTARTTFGFNLNASF; translated from the coding sequence ATTCCCTTGGCAGTAATCGCACAGCAGACCCCGACGACCCCTCAACCCTTCGTCGAACAGCAACGCCAACAGGAACGCGAACGTGCCCTGCGCGAGCAGAACGAACGCACGGTCGACCAGCGACTGAAGGCGGCACCGCCCGCGCCGGTGGCACGCATCCCCGAAACCGAAGCCCCGTGCTTTCGCATCGATCGCGTGTTGCTGGTCGGCGAGCAGGCCGAAGACTTCCGGTGGGCTGTTTCTGATCTGTCTGGGCCTGAAGGCAACGACTCCCCGCTCGGCCGCTGCCTGGGCACCGCAGGCGTGAACGTGGTCCTCGCCCGCGCTCAGCAGGCGGCCATCGCGCGTGGGTTTGTCACCACCCGCGTGCTGGCCGCGCCGCAGGACTTGTCCACCGGCACCCTGACCCTCTCGCTGGTGCCCGGGCGCATCGCGACCATCCGCCTGACGCCTGACTCTTCCTCTACGCTGCTCGGCAGCTCCGCCTTGTTGGCCACCGCGATCCCCGCGCGGGTCGGCGAGCTGCTGAACCTGCGCGACATCGAGCAGGGCCTGGAGAACCTCAAGCGCGCCCCCACGGCCGAGGCCGACATCCAGATCGAGCCCTCGACCGCACCTGATGCCAAGCCCGGCGACAGCGACTTGGTAGTCAAGTACGTGCAGCCGCGCAAGGTGCGCCTCTCGCTGAGCCTGGACGACAGCGGCACCCAGGCCACGGGCCGCTACCAGGCCGGCGCCACGGTGTCGGTGGACAACCCCTTCGGGCTGAACGACCTGTTCTATGTCAGCGCGAACCACAGCATCAACAGCCACTTCCTCTCGGAGCCGAGCTACGGCACCGAAGGCCAGACGGTGCACTACTCGCTGCCTTACGGCTACTGGATGCTGGGCTTCACGGCTTCCAACAGCCAGTACCACCAAAGCGTGGCGGGGCTGAACCAGGACTATGTGTATGCCGGCAAGACCAACAACGCCGAGGTCAAGCTCTCGCGCCTGATCTATCGGAACCAGAGCCGCAAGACCACGCTGGCGCTCAAGGGCTTCCGGCGCGAGTCGCGCAACTTCGTGGACGACACCGAGGTCGACGTGCAGCACCGGGTGGTGGGCGGCTGGGAACTCGGGCTGAACCACAAGGAGTTCATCGGCGAGGCCACGCTGGAGGGCACGCTGGCGTACAAGCACGGCACGGGCGGCTTCGGTTCCATTGCGGCGCCGGAAGAAGAATTTGGCGAGGGCACGTCGCGCATGAAGCTGTACACGGCCGAGGTGAGCCTGAATGCGCCATTCAAGCTGGGCGAGCAGAAGCTGCGCTATTCGGGCTTGATCCGCGCGCAGTGGAACCGCACGCCGCTGACGCCGCAGGACCGGTTTTCGATTGGTGGGCGCTACACGGTGCGTGGCTTCGACGGCGAGACGAGCCTGATGGGCGAGCGCGGCTGGCTGGTTCGCAATGACGTCGGCTGGGCCATGGGGGCGAGCGGGGCGGAGCTGTATGTCGGCGCCGACTACGGGCACGTGGGCGGGCGCTCGACCGCGGACCTGCTGGGCCGCAGCCTGGCGGGTGCAGTCATTGGCGTGCGGGGGCAGTGGAGCAAGTTGAGCTATGACTTCTTCATGGGCGCACCGATCAGCAAGCCGGAGGGGTATCGCACGGCCAGGACGACCTTCGGATTCAATCTCAACGCGAGCTTTTGA
- a CDS encoding barstar family protein, which yields MQANKMNMSEGVLIARKDDIQEVCEEKAKRGWKVFDMPSGISNKLEFFDAVRAVLPLDPPLHTDGENWDALNDSLWAGLHSLRIPGSIIVWRESDSLKNDFSSDFENALGVFNSIANTISDPKYGGGFSSHLIVFLVEN from the coding sequence TTGCAAGCGAATAAAATGAATATGTCCGAGGGTGTTCTGATTGCGAGAAAGGATGATATTCAAGAGGTTTGCGAAGAGAAGGCAAAGCGGGGATGGAAAGTATTTGATATGCCATCCGGCATAAGCAATAAGCTCGAGTTTTTTGATGCAGTGCGAGCAGTGTTGCCACTTGATCCCCCCTTGCATACCGATGGCGAAAATTGGGATGCATTGAACGATTCGCTATGGGCCGGCCTTCACTCTTTACGCATTCCAGGCAGCATAATTGTGTGGAGGGAATCTGATTCATTGAAAAACGATTTCAGTTCGGATTTTGAAAATGCTTTGGGAGTTTTTAACTCTATCGCAAACACAATTTCGGACCCAAAATATGGCGGTGGATTTTCGAGCCATTTGATCGTTTTTTTGGTGGAAAATTAA
- a CDS encoding OmpA family protein, with amino-acid sequence MKKFVLATTAAALVLSGCAGGMTDTQRNTGIGAGIGALGGAAIGSATGGNRGAIGTGAVVGAAAGALGGYLWSQRMENQKRQMEAATQGTGVAVTQTQNNELKLQIPSDVSFDVGRSNIKSNFAPVLDQFASGLRNNPNAEVRIIGHTDSSGSDAINNPLSVDRAASTRDYLVAHGVSAAAFRIEGHGSREPIADNNSDGGRAQNRRVEIYVGERAPRG; translated from the coding sequence ATGAAAAAATTCGTACTCGCCACCACTGCCGCCGCCCTCGTCCTGTCCGGATGTGCCGGCGGCATGACCGACACCCAGCGCAACACCGGCATCGGTGCCGGCATCGGCGCCTTGGGGGGTGCAGCCATCGGTTCGGCCACCGGCGGCAACCGCGGCGCCATCGGCACCGGTGCCGTGGTCGGTGCCGCAGCCGGCGCGCTCGGCGGCTACCTGTGGTCGCAGCGCATGGAAAACCAGAAGCGCCAGATGGAAGCCGCCACGCAAGGCACCGGCGTGGCCGTGACGCAAACCCAGAACAACGAGCTCAAGCTTCAGATTCCGAGCGACGTGTCCTTCGACGTGGGCCGCTCGAACATCAAGTCGAACTTCGCGCCGGTGCTCGACCAGTTCGCAAGCGGCCTGCGCAACAACCCGAACGCCGAGGTGCGCATCATCGGCCACACCGACAGCAGCGGCTCCGACGCCATCAACAACCCGCTGTCGGTCGACCGTGCCGCGAGCACGCGCGACTACCTGGTGGCACATGGCGTGAGCGCTGCCGCCTTCCGCATCGAAGGCCACGGCTCGCGTGAGCCCATTGCCGACAACAACAGCGACGGCGGCCGGGCGCAGAACCGCCGCGTCGAAATCTACGTGGGCGAGCGCGCGCCGCGAGGTTGA
- a CDS encoding PhoX family protein → MTANSRSDDPSIDLDDIGTNPSSNPSFTDLIASRLSRRHLFGLGVGTAGTALLQACGGGSGGGGVGFPVLPPAPAPAPPAPPPPAPAPAPPAPAPLKLNFNAVAKSLDDVVSVPAGYTASVLYRLGDPIAAGVAAYKNDGTDDPATYDRRAGDHHDGMTFFGMNASNKWDAANASRGLLVMNHEAITPLFLHPTGQTITGTGNAAVRTVADEVLREFYLHGVSVVEVHKNGNSWSYKQDSSFNRRVHTLTEMTFSGPAAKTDYLKTKYSTDGSKTRGTLNNCANGTTPWGTYLTCEENWAGYFRRIAATDNASRTAKEITSFSRYGVSSTGRELWATVTPDTADNIYGRWNTQVTGATATDDFRNGANTYGWVVEIDPFNPASTPKKRTALGRFGHEGACLGLVVVGKPLVWYMGDDSQNEYLYKFVSTKAWDAADIGGGMAAGDKYMDDGKLYVARFNADGTGNWLELSLGVNGITSGNAAYAFADAADVVVNARLAADIAGATRMDRPEWTAVNPKNGEVYLTLTNNAARTLGTTDAANPRYYNDPKGVAQTAQKGNPNGHVIRFADAGGDPAAVSFKWDVYLFGARSTASADVNLSNLVADNDFSSPDGMWFSHATTGLLWLETDDGKYTDVTNCMLLAALPGQVGDGAARTITNVDGANTATQATFIGKAPGTDGLRRFLVGPKDCEITGIAESGDGRALFVNIQHPGETTAAASITDPTKFGSHWPEGGTARPRSATVVITKDDGGLIGL, encoded by the coding sequence ATGACCGCAAACTCCCGCAGCGACGATCCTTCGATCGATCTTGACGACATCGGCACCAACCCCAGCTCGAACCCTTCTTTCACCGATCTGATCGCGTCGCGCCTGAGCCGCCGCCATCTGTTCGGCCTGGGTGTCGGCACGGCCGGCACCGCGTTGCTGCAGGCATGCGGCGGCGGTAGCGGCGGCGGGGGCGTCGGCTTCCCCGTGCTGCCCCCTGCACCGGCTCCCGCTCCGCCTGCACCGCCGCCGCCCGCGCCCGCGCCCGCTCCGCCGGCGCCGGCACCCCTCAAGCTCAACTTCAATGCCGTGGCCAAGAGCCTCGACGACGTGGTGAGCGTGCCTGCCGGCTACACCGCCAGCGTGCTGTATCGCCTCGGTGACCCGATTGCCGCGGGCGTGGCTGCCTACAAGAACGACGGCACCGACGATCCCGCCACCTACGACCGGCGCGCGGGCGACCACCATGACGGCATGACCTTCTTCGGCATGAATGCCTCGAACAAGTGGGACGCGGCCAACGCCTCTCGCGGCCTGCTCGTGATGAACCACGAAGCCATCACGCCGCTGTTTCTGCACCCCACAGGCCAGACCATCACCGGCACCGGCAATGCCGCGGTCCGCACCGTCGCAGACGAAGTGCTGCGCGAGTTCTACCTGCACGGCGTGAGCGTGGTCGAGGTCCACAAGAACGGCAACAGCTGGAGCTACAAGCAGGACTCGAGCTTCAACCGCCGCGTGCACACGCTCACCGAAATGACGTTCTCGGGCCCGGCCGCCAAGACCGACTACCTGAAGACCAAGTATTCGACCGACGGCAGCAAGACCCGCGGCACGCTCAACAACTGCGCCAACGGCACCACGCCGTGGGGCACCTACCTCACCTGCGAAGAGAACTGGGCCGGCTACTTCCGCCGCATTGCAGCCACCGACAACGCCAGTCGCACCGCCAAGGAAATCACCTCGTTCAGCCGCTACGGTGTTTCGAGCACCGGCCGCGAACTGTGGGCCACCGTCACGCCCGACACGGCCGACAACATCTACGGCCGCTGGAACACCCAGGTGACCGGCGCCACCGCCACCGACGATTTCCGCAACGGCGCCAACACCTACGGCTGGGTGGTCGAGATCGATCCGTTCAACCCGGCCAGCACGCCCAAGAAGCGCACCGCGCTCGGCCGCTTCGGCCATGAAGGCGCCTGCCTCGGCCTGGTCGTGGTCGGCAAGCCGCTGGTCTGGTACATGGGTGACGACTCGCAGAACGAATACCTCTACAAGTTCGTCTCCACCAAGGCCTGGGATGCGGCCGACATCGGCGGCGGCATGGCGGCCGGCGACAAGTACATGGACGACGGCAAGCTGTATGTCGCGCGCTTCAACGCCGACGGCACCGGCAACTGGCTGGAGCTTTCGCTCGGCGTGAACGGCATCACTTCCGGCAACGCGGCCTACGCCTTCGCCGATGCGGCCGATGTCGTCGTCAACGCGCGCCTCGCGGCCGACATTGCCGGCGCGACCCGGATGGACCGCCCCGAGTGGACCGCCGTCAACCCGAAGAACGGCGAGGTGTACCTCACCCTCACCAACAACGCCGCGCGCACCCTCGGCACGACCGACGCCGCCAATCCGCGCTACTACAACGACCCCAAGGGCGTGGCGCAGACGGCGCAAAAGGGCAACCCGAACGGCCACGTCATTCGCTTTGCCGACGCCGGCGGCGATCCCGCGGCGGTCAGCTTCAAGTGGGACGTCTACCTGTTCGGCGCCCGCTCCACCGCATCGGCCGACGTGAACCTGTCCAACCTGGTGGCCGACAACGACTTCTCCAGCCCCGACGGCATGTGGTTCAGCCATGCGACCACCGGCCTGCTGTGGCTGGAGACCGACGACGGCAAGTACACCGACGTGACCAACTGCATGTTGCTTGCCGCACTGCCCGGCCAGGTGGGCGATGGCGCCGCGAGGACCATCACCAATGTCGACGGTGCCAACACGGCGACACAGGCCACCTTCATCGGCAAGGCGCCCGGCACCGACGGCCTGCGCCGCTTCCTGGTCGGCCCGAAGGACTGCGAGATCACCGGCATCGCCGAATCGGGCGACGGCCGCGCGCTGTTCGTCAACATCCAGCACCCGGGTGAGACAACCGCTGCCGCAAGCATCACCGACCCGACGAAGTTCGGCAGCCACTGGCCCGAAGGCGGCACTGCCCGCCCGCGTTCGGCCACGGTCGTCATCACCAAGGACGACGGCGGCCTGATCGGCCTCTGA
- the mdeB gene encoding alpha-ketoglutarate dehydrogenase, with translation MNAPISTDQMRALLLDTPLSHDPDPAETAEWRDAFLAVAQTHGAQRARQMLVELARLASQQRIGWQPELATPYVNTIAVEDQPPFPGDLAIEERLASLMRWNALAMVAKANQAYGELGGHIASYASAADLFETGFNHFFHARDENHRGDLVFFQPHSAPGVYARAYLEGRLGEEDLKHYRQELTAPAFTQGSGARGLSSYPHPYLMPDFWQFPTGSMGIGPISSIYHARFMRYLTHRNLLDCEGRKVWGVFGDGEMDEPESMSALTLAARERLDNLVWVVNCNLQRLDGPVRGNGRIIDELEKLFAGAGWNVIKLVWGSDWDGLFAQDVSGALARVFAHTVDGQMQTFAAKDGRFNRDNFFGQNPELARLAEGMTDEQIDRLKRGGHDLVKIYAAYAAAAAHKGQPTVILAHTKKGYGMGSAAQGKMTTHSHKKMGDVDLLEFRDRFSLPLTDAQAIAMDFYRPPKDSAEMQYLRSHRAALGGAMPRRETACDAVPKPDIASYAQFATAAAGKEMSTTMAFVRMLGNLMKDKALGPRIVPIVADEARTFGMANLFKQVGIYSSVGQRYAPEDIGSVLSYREATDGQILEEGISEAGAIASWTAAATSYSVHGLAMLPFYIYYSMFGFQRVGDAIWAAADQRARGFLLGATSGRTTLGGEGLQHQDGSSHLVAATIPNCKAYDPAYAGEMAVIVDAGIREMMVEQKDVFYYVTLMNENYAQPDVPEGAEADILRGCYRFGVYAPASGQAKKTKVTLLGSGAILTEVVKAAQLLAEEGIEAEVFSVTSWSELARDGLACEQRAIAGEKDAGVPFIAQQLGASGKGPIIAATDYVRAVPESVRAFLPEGRRYLTLGTDGFGRSDTRAALREFFGVDAGSIARAARYALG, from the coding sequence ATGAACGCCCCGATTTCCACCGACCAGATGCGCGCATTGCTGCTCGACACGCCGCTCTCGCACGACCCCGATCCTGCAGAGACCGCCGAATGGCGCGACGCCTTCCTGGCGGTGGCGCAAACCCACGGCGCCCAACGCGCACGGCAGATGCTGGTGGAGCTCGCCCGGCTTGCGAGCCAGCAACGCATCGGCTGGCAGCCCGAGCTCGCGACGCCGTATGTCAACACCATTGCGGTGGAAGACCAGCCGCCGTTTCCGGGCGATCTGGCCATCGAGGAGCGCCTGGCTTCGCTGATGCGCTGGAACGCGCTCGCGATGGTGGCCAAGGCCAACCAGGCGTATGGCGAACTCGGCGGGCACATTGCAAGCTATGCGAGCGCGGCCGATCTGTTCGAGACCGGCTTCAATCACTTCTTCCATGCGCGCGATGAAAATCATCGAGGCGACTTGGTGTTCTTCCAGCCGCATAGCGCGCCCGGCGTCTACGCGCGCGCGTACCTCGAAGGCCGCCTCGGCGAAGAAGACCTGAAGCACTACCGGCAGGAACTGACGGCGCCCGCCTTCACTCAGGGCAGCGGCGCGCGCGGCCTCAGCAGCTATCCGCATCCGTACCTGATGCCGGACTTCTGGCAGTTCCCCACCGGTTCGATGGGCATCGGCCCCATCAGCTCGATCTACCACGCGCGCTTCATGCGCTACCTCACGCACCGCAACCTGCTCGACTGCGAAGGCCGCAAAGTGTGGGGCGTGTTCGGCGACGGCGAAATGGACGAGCCCGAATCGATGAGCGCATTGACGCTCGCCGCGCGCGAGAGGCTCGACAACCTCGTGTGGGTCGTCAACTGCAACCTGCAGCGCCTGGACGGCCCGGTGCGCGGCAACGGCCGCATCATCGACGAGCTCGAAAAGCTCTTCGCGGGTGCGGGCTGGAACGTCATCAAGCTCGTGTGGGGCAGCGACTGGGACGGCCTCTTCGCGCAGGACGTGAGCGGTGCACTCGCACGCGTGTTCGCCCACACCGTCGACGGCCAGATGCAGACCTTCGCGGCGAAGGACGGCCGCTTCAACCGCGACAACTTTTTCGGGCAGAACCCCGAACTCGCGCGCCTGGCCGAAGGCATGACCGACGAGCAGATCGACCGCCTGAAGCGCGGCGGCCACGACCTTGTGAAGATTTACGCCGCTTATGCAGCCGCTGCCGCCCACAAGGGCCAGCCCACCGTCATCCTCGCCCACACCAAGAAGGGCTACGGCATGGGCAGCGCCGCGCAGGGCAAGATGACGACGCACTCGCACAAGAAGATGGGCGACGTCGATTTGCTCGAATTTCGCGACCGCTTCAGCCTGCCGCTCACCGACGCGCAGGCCATTGCGATGGACTTCTACCGCCCGCCCAAAGACAGCGCCGAGATGCAGTACCTGCGCAGCCACCGTGCCGCACTCGGAGGCGCCATGCCCCGCCGCGAAACCGCATGCGACGCGGTGCCCAAGCCCGACATAGCGAGCTACGCGCAGTTCGCGACAGCGGCGGCCGGCAAGGAAATGAGCACCACCATGGCCTTCGTGCGCATGCTCGGCAACCTCATGAAAGACAAGGCCCTGGGCCCGCGCATCGTGCCCATCGTGGCCGACGAGGCGCGGACCTTCGGCATGGCCAACCTGTTCAAGCAGGTGGGCATCTACTCGAGCGTGGGCCAGCGCTATGCGCCCGAAGACATCGGCTCCGTGCTCAGCTACCGCGAAGCCACCGACGGCCAGATCCTCGAAGAAGGCATCAGCGAAGCCGGCGCCATTGCCAGCTGGACGGCCGCGGCCACCAGCTACAGCGTGCACGGCCTGGCCATGCTGCCCTTCTACATCTACTACTCGATGTTCGGCTTCCAGCGCGTGGGCGACGCCATCTGGGCCGCGGCCGACCAGCGCGCACGCGGCTTTTTGCTGGGTGCCACCTCAGGCCGCACCACGCTCGGCGGCGAAGGCCTGCAGCACCAGGACGGCAGCAGCCACCTCGTGGCCGCGACCATCCCGAACTGCAAGGCCTACGACCCGGCCTATGCGGGCGAGATGGCCGTCATCGTCGACGCGGGCATCCGCGAAATGATGGTCGAGCAGAAGGACGTTTTCTATTACGTCACGCTCATGAACGAGAACTACGCGCAGCCCGATGTGCCCGAGGGTGCGGAGGCGGACATCCTGCGCGGCTGTTATCGCTTCGGCGTGTATGCGCCGGCTTCAGGCCAGGCGAAAAAGACGAAGGTCACGCTGCTGGGCTCGGGCGCGATCCTCACCGAAGTCGTCAAGGCCGCGCAGTTGCTGGCCGAGGAAGGCATCGAGGCCGAGGTGTTCAGCGTGACGAGCTGGAGCGAACTTGCGCGTGATGGCTTGGCTTGCGAGCAACGCGCGATCGCAGGTGAGAAGGACGCCGGTGTGCCGTTCATCGCGCAGCAGCTCGGTGCGAGCGGCAAGGGGCCGATCATTGCCGCCACCGACTACGTGCGCGCTGTGCCAGAGAGCGTGCGCGCCTTCTTGCCCGAAGGCCGCCGCTATCTCACGCTGGGAACGGATGGATTCGGCCGCAGCGACACGCGCGCGGCGCTGCGGGAGTTCTTCGGGGTGGATGCGGGGAGCATTGCGCGGGCTGCGCGGTATGCGTTGGGGTGA
- a CDS encoding OmpA family protein encodes MRKFVVSGAAAAALFVAGCASQSPAPGSANAPAAQSAAPSNSWTARLASLKTELENSTKGTGVVIEQTADNQLHLVVPNELSFDVGRANVKRNLAQVLDKVAEGLRSATTASVRVVGHTDNTGSEEGNERLSVSRADSVRNHLVARGVSTTAITTDGRGSREPVADNATPPGRAQNRRVEIFVAEKA; translated from the coding sequence ATGAGGAAGTTTGTTGTTTCGGGTGCGGCTGCGGCCGCATTGTTCGTTGCGGGCTGCGCCTCGCAATCGCCTGCGCCGGGGTCTGCGAATGCACCGGCTGCCCAGTCGGCCGCGCCTTCCAACAGCTGGACTGCGCGCTTGGCATCGCTCAAGACCGAGTTGGAAAATTCCACCAAGGGCACGGGCGTGGTGATCGAGCAAACCGCGGACAACCAGCTGCACCTCGTGGTTCCCAACGAACTCTCGTTCGACGTGGGCCGCGCCAATGTGAAGCGCAATCTCGCCCAGGTGCTCGACAAGGTCGCCGAAGGCCTGCGCAGCGCCACCACGGCCAGCGTGCGCGTGGTGGGCCACACCGACAACACCGGCAGCGAAGAAGGCAACGAGCGTCTCTCGGTGAGCCGCGCCGACAGCGTGCGCAACCATCTGGTGGCGCGCGGTGTTTCGACCACGGCCATCACCACCGACGGCCGCGGCTCGCGCGAGCCCGTGGCCGACAACGCTACGCCCCCCGGCCGTGCGCAGAATCGCCGCGTCGAAATCTTCGTGGCCGAAAAGGCCTGA